A window from Candidatus Eisenbacteria bacterium encodes these proteins:
- the coaD gene encoding pantetheine-phosphate adenylyltransferase: MRSAVFAGTFDPVTNGHLDLMRRALGVVDRLTVAVASRPEKGVMFAQEERVAMIRDAVQGETRLTVEPFTGLLVDFARERKIGIIVRGIRFVSDFEYEFQMALMNRRLSADVETIFLMPSETYTYLNSTLVKEIARHGGDVESFVPPSVARRLLAVAAKR, from the coding sequence ATGAGGAGCGCCGTGTTCGCCGGCACGTTCGACCCGGTCACGAACGGTCACCTGGACCTCATGCGTCGCGCGCTCGGCGTGGTGGACCGTCTCACCGTCGCGGTGGCGTCGCGCCCCGAGAAGGGCGTGATGTTCGCCCAGGAGGAGCGCGTCGCCATGATCCGCGACGCCGTCCAGGGCGAGACCCGGCTGACCGTCGAGCCCTTCACCGGCCTCCTCGTCGACTTCGCGCGGGAGCGGAAGATCGGAATCATCGTGCGCGGGATCCGCTTCGTGTCCGACTTCGAGTACGAGTTCCAGATGGCCCTCATGAACCGCAGGCTGAGCGCCGACGTCGAGACGATCTTCCTCATGCCGAGCGAGACGTACACGTACCTGAACTCGACCCTCGTGAAGGAGATCGCTCGCCACGGCGGCGATGTCGAGAGCTTCGTCCCTCCCTCCGTGGCGCGGCGGCTCCTGGCCGTCGCGGCGAAGCGGTGA